Proteins from a single region of Orcinus orca chromosome 20, mOrcOrc1.1, whole genome shotgun sequence:
- the SUPT5H gene encoding transcription elongation factor SPT5 isoform X1, translated as MSDSEDSNFSEEEDSERSSDGEEAEVEEERRSAAGSEKEEEPEEEEEEEEEEEYDEEEEEEDDDRPPKKPRHGGFILDEADVDDEYEDEDQWEDGAEDILEKEEIEASNIDNVVLDEDRSGARRLQNLWRDQREEELGEYYMKKYAKSSVGETVYGGSDELSDDITQQQLLPGVKDPNLWTVKCKIGEERATAISLMRKFIAYQFTDTPLQIKSVVAPEHVKGYIYVEAYKQTHVKQAIEGVGNLRLGYWNQQMVPIKEMTDVLKVVKEVANLKPKSWVRLKRGIYKDDIAQVDYVEPSQNTISLKMIPRIDYDRIKARMSLKDWFAKRKKFKRPPQRLFDAEKIRSLGGDVASDGDFLIFEGNRYSRKGFLFKSFAMSAVITEGVKPTLSELEKFEDQPEGIDLEVVTESTGKEREHNFQPGDNVEVCEGELINLQGKILSVDGNKITIMPKHEDLKDMLEFPAQELRKYFKMGDHVKVIAGRFEGDTGLIVRVEENFVILFSDLTMHELKVLPRDLQLCSETASGVDVGGQHEWGELVQLDPQTVGVIVRLERETFQVLNMYGKVVTVRHQAVTRKKDNRFAVALDSEQNNIHVKDIVKVIDGPHSGREGEIRHLFRSFAFLHCKKLVENGGMFVCKTRHLVLAGGSKPRDVTNFTVGGFAPMSPRISSPMHPSAGGQRGGFGSPGGGSGGMSRGRGRRDNELIGQTVRISQGPYKGYIGVVKDATESTARVELHSTCQTISVDRQRLTTVGSRRPGGMTSTYGRTPMYGSQTPMYGSGSRTPMYGSQTPLQDGSRTPHYGSQTPLHDGSRTPAQSGAWDPNNPNTPSRAEEEYEYAFDDEPTPSPQAYGGTPNPQTPGYPDPSSPQVNPQYNPQTPGTPAMYNTDQFSPYAAPSPQGSYQPSPSPQSYHQVAPSPAGYQNTHSPASYHPTPSPMAYQASPSPSPVGYSPMTPGAPSPGGYNPHTPGSGIEQNSSDWVTTDIQVKVRDTYLDTQVVGQTGVIRSVTGGMCSVYLKDSEKVVSISSEHLEPITPTKNNKVKVILGEDREATGVLLSIDGEDGIVRMDLDEQLKILNLRFLGKLLEA; from the exons ATGTGGACGATGAGTATGAGGATGAGGACCAGTGGGAGGATGGAGCAGAGGACATCCTGGAGAAAG AAGAGATTGAAG CCTCCAATATCGACAATGTTGTCTTGGATGAAGACCGTTCCGGGGCTCGCCGCCTACAAAACCTCTGGAG GGACCAGCGAGAAGAAGAACTGGGCGAGTATTACATGAAGAAATACGCAAAGTCATCTGTGGGAGAGAC GGTGTATGGAGGATCCGATGAGCTCTCGGATGACATCACCCAGCAGCAGCTGCTCCCGGGAGTCAA GGATCCCAATCTGTGGACTGTCAAATGTAAG ATTGGGGAGGAACGGGCCACAGCCATTTCCTTGATGCGCAAGTTCATTGCATACCAGTTTACAGACACG CCCCTGCAGATTAAGTCGGTAGTGGCACCAGAGCACGTGAAGGGCTACATCTACGTGGAGGCCTACAAGCAGACCCATGTGAAGCAGGCCATCGAGGGCGTGGGCAACCTGCGGCTTGGCTACTGGAACCAGCAGATGGTGCCCATCAAGGAGATGACAGATGTGCTCAAAGTGGTGAAGGAGGTGGCCAACCTGAAACCAAAATCCTGGGTCCGCCTCAAGCGGGGCATCTATAAGGACGACATCGCTCAG GTGGATTACGTGGAGCCCAGCCAAAACACCATCTCCCTAAAGATGATCCCGCGCATCGACTACGACCGCATCAAGGCCCGAATGAGCTTG AAAGACTGGTTTGCCAAAAGGAAGAAGTTTAAGCGGCCTCCACAGAGGCTATTTGATGCAGAAAAGATCAG GTCCCTGGGGGGTGATGTTGCCTCTGATGGTGACTTCCTCATCTTCGAGGGGAACCGTTACAGCCGGAAGGGCTTTCTGTTCAAGAGCTTTGCCATGTCTGCTGTG ATCACGGAGGGTGTGAAGCCCACACTCTCTGAGCTGGAGAAATTTGAGGACCAGCCAGAGGGCATCGACCTCGAGGTGGTGACTGAAAGCACAG GGAAGGAgcgggaacacaacttccagccTGGGGACAACGTGGAGGTGTGTGAGGGTGAGCTCATCAACCTGCAGGGCAAGATCCTCAGCGTGGATGGCAACAAGATCACCATAATGCCCAAGCACGAGGACCTCAAG GACATGCTGGAGTTCCCGGCCCAGGAACTTCGGAAGTACTTCAAGATGGGGGACCACGTGAAGGTGATTGCCGGCCGGTTCGAGGGCGACACAGGCCTCATTGTGCGGGTGGAGGAGAACTTCGTCATCCTCTTCTCGGACCTCACCATGCACGAG CTGAAGGTGCTCCCCCGGGACCTGCAGCTCTGCTCGGAGACGGCATCAGGTGTGGATGTCGGGGGCCAGCATGAATGGGGGGAGCTGGTGCAGCTGGACCCCCAGACTGTGGGTGTCATCGTGCGACTGGAGCGGGAGACCTTCCAG GTGCTGAACATGTATGGGAAGGTGGTGACTGTCAGGCACCAGGCTGTGACCCGGAAGAAGGACAACCGCTTTGCCGTGGCCCTGGACTCAGAACAGAACAACATCCATGTGAAAGACATTGTCAAGGTCATTGATGGCCCCCACTCA GGCCGGGAGGGCGAGATTCGCCATCTCTTCCGCAGCTTCGCCTTCCTGCATTGCAAGAAACTGGTAGAGAACGGGGGCATGTTTGTCTGCAAGACCCGCCATCTGGTGCTGGCAGGGGGCTCGAAG CCGCGAGATGTGACCAACTTCACAGTAGGTGGCTTTGCCCCTATGAGCCCCCGGATCAGCAGCCCCATGCACCCCAGTGCTGGAG GTCAGCGTGGTGGCTTTGGCAGCCCGGGTGGTGGCAGCGGCGGCATGAGCAGGGGCCGGGGGCGGAGAGACAACGAGCTCATCGGCCAGACTGTGCGCATCTCCCAGGGGCCTTACAAAG GCTACATTGGCGTGGTAAAAGATGCCACGGAGTCCACAGCCCGCGTGGAGCTGCACTCCACCTGCCAGACCATCTCAGTGGACCGTCAGCGCCTCACCACAGT GGGCTCACGGCGCCCGGGCGGCATGACCTCGACCTATGGGCGGACACCCATGTATGGCTCCCAGACGCCAATGTACGGCTCTGGCTCCCGCACGCCCATGTACGGCTCTCAGACGCCTCTCCAGGATG GTAGTCGCACCCCGCATTATGGCTCTCAGACGCCCCTGCATGATGGCAGCCGCACTCCTGCCCAGAGTGGGGCCTGGGACCCCAACAATCCTAACACACCGTCACG GGCTGAGGAAGAATATGAGTACGCGTTCGATGATGAGCCTACACCATCCCCACAGGCCTATGGGGGCACCCCCAATCCCCAAACACCTGGCTACCCAGACCCCTCGTCCCCGCAGGTCAACCCACAGTACAACCCGCAGACGCCAGGGACGCCAGCCAT GTACAACACAGACCAGTTCTCCCCCTATGCAGCCCCCTCCCCGCAAGGCTCCtaccagcccagccccagcccccagagcTACCACCAGGTGGCGCCAAGCCCAGCAGGCTACCAGAACACCCACTCCCCAGCCAGCTACCACCCCACCCCCTCGCCCATGGCTTATCAG GCCAGCCCCAGCCCAAGCCCTGTTGGCTATAGTCCGATGACACCTGGAGCTCCCTCCCCTGGTGGCTACAACCCACACACACCGGGCTCAGGCATTGAGCAGAACTCCAGCGACTGGGTGACCACTGACATCCAGGTGAAGGTGCGGGACACCTACCTGGATACACAAGTGGTGGGGCAGACAGGTGTCATCCGCAGTGTCACG ggaggCATGTGCTCCGTATACCTGAAGGACAGCGAGAAGGTTGTCAGCATCTCCAGTGAGCACCTGGAGCCCATCACCCCGACCAAGAACAACAAG gtgAAGGTGATCCTGGGTGAGGATCGGGAAGCCACAGGTGTCCTGCTGAGCATTGATGGCGAGGATGGCATAGTCCGCATGGACCTTGATGAACAGCTCAAGATCCTCAACCTCCGCTTCCTGGGGAAGCTCCTGGAGGCCTGA
- the SUPT5H gene encoding transcription elongation factor SPT5 isoform X2, giving the protein MSDSEDSNFSEEEDSERSSDGEEAEVEEERRSAAGSEKEEEPEEEEEEEEEEEYDEEEEEEDDDRPPKKPRHGGFILDEADVDDEYEDEDQWEDGAEDILEKASNIDNVVLDEDRSGARRLQNLWRDQREEELGEYYMKKYAKSSVGETVYGGSDELSDDITQQQLLPGVKDPNLWTVKCKIGEERATAISLMRKFIAYQFTDTPLQIKSVVAPEHVKGYIYVEAYKQTHVKQAIEGVGNLRLGYWNQQMVPIKEMTDVLKVVKEVANLKPKSWVRLKRGIYKDDIAQVDYVEPSQNTISLKMIPRIDYDRIKARMSLKDWFAKRKKFKRPPQRLFDAEKIRSLGGDVASDGDFLIFEGNRYSRKGFLFKSFAMSAVITEGVKPTLSELEKFEDQPEGIDLEVVTESTGKEREHNFQPGDNVEVCEGELINLQGKILSVDGNKITIMPKHEDLKDMLEFPAQELRKYFKMGDHVKVIAGRFEGDTGLIVRVEENFVILFSDLTMHELKVLPRDLQLCSETASGVDVGGQHEWGELVQLDPQTVGVIVRLERETFQVLNMYGKVVTVRHQAVTRKKDNRFAVALDSEQNNIHVKDIVKVIDGPHSGREGEIRHLFRSFAFLHCKKLVENGGMFVCKTRHLVLAGGSKPRDVTNFTVGGFAPMSPRISSPMHPSAGGQRGGFGSPGGGSGGMSRGRGRRDNELIGQTVRISQGPYKGYIGVVKDATESTARVELHSTCQTISVDRQRLTTVGSRRPGGMTSTYGRTPMYGSQTPMYGSGSRTPMYGSQTPLQDGSRTPHYGSQTPLHDGSRTPAQSGAWDPNNPNTPSRAEEEYEYAFDDEPTPSPQAYGGTPNPQTPGYPDPSSPQVNPQYNPQTPGTPAMYNTDQFSPYAAPSPQGSYQPSPSPQSYHQVAPSPAGYQNTHSPASYHPTPSPMAYQASPSPSPVGYSPMTPGAPSPGGYNPHTPGSGIEQNSSDWVTTDIQVKVRDTYLDTQVVGQTGVIRSVTGGMCSVYLKDSEKVVSISSEHLEPITPTKNNKVKVILGEDREATGVLLSIDGEDGIVRMDLDEQLKILNLRFLGKLLEA; this is encoded by the exons ATGTGGACGATGAGTATGAGGATGAGGACCAGTGGGAGGATGGAGCAGAGGACATCCTGGAGAAAG CCTCCAATATCGACAATGTTGTCTTGGATGAAGACCGTTCCGGGGCTCGCCGCCTACAAAACCTCTGGAG GGACCAGCGAGAAGAAGAACTGGGCGAGTATTACATGAAGAAATACGCAAAGTCATCTGTGGGAGAGAC GGTGTATGGAGGATCCGATGAGCTCTCGGATGACATCACCCAGCAGCAGCTGCTCCCGGGAGTCAA GGATCCCAATCTGTGGACTGTCAAATGTAAG ATTGGGGAGGAACGGGCCACAGCCATTTCCTTGATGCGCAAGTTCATTGCATACCAGTTTACAGACACG CCCCTGCAGATTAAGTCGGTAGTGGCACCAGAGCACGTGAAGGGCTACATCTACGTGGAGGCCTACAAGCAGACCCATGTGAAGCAGGCCATCGAGGGCGTGGGCAACCTGCGGCTTGGCTACTGGAACCAGCAGATGGTGCCCATCAAGGAGATGACAGATGTGCTCAAAGTGGTGAAGGAGGTGGCCAACCTGAAACCAAAATCCTGGGTCCGCCTCAAGCGGGGCATCTATAAGGACGACATCGCTCAG GTGGATTACGTGGAGCCCAGCCAAAACACCATCTCCCTAAAGATGATCCCGCGCATCGACTACGACCGCATCAAGGCCCGAATGAGCTTG AAAGACTGGTTTGCCAAAAGGAAGAAGTTTAAGCGGCCTCCACAGAGGCTATTTGATGCAGAAAAGATCAG GTCCCTGGGGGGTGATGTTGCCTCTGATGGTGACTTCCTCATCTTCGAGGGGAACCGTTACAGCCGGAAGGGCTTTCTGTTCAAGAGCTTTGCCATGTCTGCTGTG ATCACGGAGGGTGTGAAGCCCACACTCTCTGAGCTGGAGAAATTTGAGGACCAGCCAGAGGGCATCGACCTCGAGGTGGTGACTGAAAGCACAG GGAAGGAgcgggaacacaacttccagccTGGGGACAACGTGGAGGTGTGTGAGGGTGAGCTCATCAACCTGCAGGGCAAGATCCTCAGCGTGGATGGCAACAAGATCACCATAATGCCCAAGCACGAGGACCTCAAG GACATGCTGGAGTTCCCGGCCCAGGAACTTCGGAAGTACTTCAAGATGGGGGACCACGTGAAGGTGATTGCCGGCCGGTTCGAGGGCGACACAGGCCTCATTGTGCGGGTGGAGGAGAACTTCGTCATCCTCTTCTCGGACCTCACCATGCACGAG CTGAAGGTGCTCCCCCGGGACCTGCAGCTCTGCTCGGAGACGGCATCAGGTGTGGATGTCGGGGGCCAGCATGAATGGGGGGAGCTGGTGCAGCTGGACCCCCAGACTGTGGGTGTCATCGTGCGACTGGAGCGGGAGACCTTCCAG GTGCTGAACATGTATGGGAAGGTGGTGACTGTCAGGCACCAGGCTGTGACCCGGAAGAAGGACAACCGCTTTGCCGTGGCCCTGGACTCAGAACAGAACAACATCCATGTGAAAGACATTGTCAAGGTCATTGATGGCCCCCACTCA GGCCGGGAGGGCGAGATTCGCCATCTCTTCCGCAGCTTCGCCTTCCTGCATTGCAAGAAACTGGTAGAGAACGGGGGCATGTTTGTCTGCAAGACCCGCCATCTGGTGCTGGCAGGGGGCTCGAAG CCGCGAGATGTGACCAACTTCACAGTAGGTGGCTTTGCCCCTATGAGCCCCCGGATCAGCAGCCCCATGCACCCCAGTGCTGGAG GTCAGCGTGGTGGCTTTGGCAGCCCGGGTGGTGGCAGCGGCGGCATGAGCAGGGGCCGGGGGCGGAGAGACAACGAGCTCATCGGCCAGACTGTGCGCATCTCCCAGGGGCCTTACAAAG GCTACATTGGCGTGGTAAAAGATGCCACGGAGTCCACAGCCCGCGTGGAGCTGCACTCCACCTGCCAGACCATCTCAGTGGACCGTCAGCGCCTCACCACAGT GGGCTCACGGCGCCCGGGCGGCATGACCTCGACCTATGGGCGGACACCCATGTATGGCTCCCAGACGCCAATGTACGGCTCTGGCTCCCGCACGCCCATGTACGGCTCTCAGACGCCTCTCCAGGATG GTAGTCGCACCCCGCATTATGGCTCTCAGACGCCCCTGCATGATGGCAGCCGCACTCCTGCCCAGAGTGGGGCCTGGGACCCCAACAATCCTAACACACCGTCACG GGCTGAGGAAGAATATGAGTACGCGTTCGATGATGAGCCTACACCATCCCCACAGGCCTATGGGGGCACCCCCAATCCCCAAACACCTGGCTACCCAGACCCCTCGTCCCCGCAGGTCAACCCACAGTACAACCCGCAGACGCCAGGGACGCCAGCCAT GTACAACACAGACCAGTTCTCCCCCTATGCAGCCCCCTCCCCGCAAGGCTCCtaccagcccagccccagcccccagagcTACCACCAGGTGGCGCCAAGCCCAGCAGGCTACCAGAACACCCACTCCCCAGCCAGCTACCACCCCACCCCCTCGCCCATGGCTTATCAG GCCAGCCCCAGCCCAAGCCCTGTTGGCTATAGTCCGATGACACCTGGAGCTCCCTCCCCTGGTGGCTACAACCCACACACACCGGGCTCAGGCATTGAGCAGAACTCCAGCGACTGGGTGACCACTGACATCCAGGTGAAGGTGCGGGACACCTACCTGGATACACAAGTGGTGGGGCAGACAGGTGTCATCCGCAGTGTCACG ggaggCATGTGCTCCGTATACCTGAAGGACAGCGAGAAGGTTGTCAGCATCTCCAGTGAGCACCTGGAGCCCATCACCCCGACCAAGAACAACAAG gtgAAGGTGATCCTGGGTGAGGATCGGGAAGCCACAGGTGTCCTGCTGAGCATTGATGGCGAGGATGGCATAGTCCGCATGGACCTTGATGAACAGCTCAAGATCCTCAACCTCCGCTTCCTGGGGAAGCTCCTGGAGGCCTGA
- the SUPT5H gene encoding transcription elongation factor SPT5 isoform X3, with protein sequence MSSTETVEEERRSAAGSEKEEEPEEEEEEEEEEEYDEEEEEEDDDRPPKKPRHGGFILDEADVDDEYEDEDQWEDGAEDILEKEEIEASNIDNVVLDEDRSGARRLQNLWRDQREEELGEYYMKKYAKSSVGETVYGGSDELSDDITQQQLLPGVKDPNLWTVKCKIGEERATAISLMRKFIAYQFTDTPLQIKSVVAPEHVKGYIYVEAYKQTHVKQAIEGVGNLRLGYWNQQMVPIKEMTDVLKVVKEVANLKPKSWVRLKRGIYKDDIAQVDYVEPSQNTISLKMIPRIDYDRIKARMSLKDWFAKRKKFKRPPQRLFDAEKIRSLGGDVASDGDFLIFEGNRYSRKGFLFKSFAMSAVITEGVKPTLSELEKFEDQPEGIDLEVVTESTGKEREHNFQPGDNVEVCEGELINLQGKILSVDGNKITIMPKHEDLKDMLEFPAQELRKYFKMGDHVKVIAGRFEGDTGLIVRVEENFVILFSDLTMHELKVLPRDLQLCSETASGVDVGGQHEWGELVQLDPQTVGVIVRLERETFQVLNMYGKVVTVRHQAVTRKKDNRFAVALDSEQNNIHVKDIVKVIDGPHSGREGEIRHLFRSFAFLHCKKLVENGGMFVCKTRHLVLAGGSKPRDVTNFTVGGFAPMSPRISSPMHPSAGGQRGGFGSPGGGSGGMSRGRGRRDNELIGQTVRISQGPYKGYIGVVKDATESTARVELHSTCQTISVDRQRLTTVGSRRPGGMTSTYGRTPMYGSQTPMYGSGSRTPMYGSQTPLQDGSRTPHYGSQTPLHDGSRTPAQSGAWDPNNPNTPSRAEEEYEYAFDDEPTPSPQAYGGTPNPQTPGYPDPSSPQVNPQYNPQTPGTPAMYNTDQFSPYAAPSPQGSYQPSPSPQSYHQVAPSPAGYQNTHSPASYHPTPSPMAYQASPSPSPVGYSPMTPGAPSPGGYNPHTPGSGIEQNSSDWVTTDIQVKVRDTYLDTQVVGQTGVIRSVTGGMCSVYLKDSEKVVSISSEHLEPITPTKNNKVKVILGEDREATGVLLSIDGEDGIVRMDLDEQLKILNLRFLGKLLEA encoded by the exons ATGTGGACGATGAGTATGAGGATGAGGACCAGTGGGAGGATGGAGCAGAGGACATCCTGGAGAAAG AAGAGATTGAAG CCTCCAATATCGACAATGTTGTCTTGGATGAAGACCGTTCCGGGGCTCGCCGCCTACAAAACCTCTGGAG GGACCAGCGAGAAGAAGAACTGGGCGAGTATTACATGAAGAAATACGCAAAGTCATCTGTGGGAGAGAC GGTGTATGGAGGATCCGATGAGCTCTCGGATGACATCACCCAGCAGCAGCTGCTCCCGGGAGTCAA GGATCCCAATCTGTGGACTGTCAAATGTAAG ATTGGGGAGGAACGGGCCACAGCCATTTCCTTGATGCGCAAGTTCATTGCATACCAGTTTACAGACACG CCCCTGCAGATTAAGTCGGTAGTGGCACCAGAGCACGTGAAGGGCTACATCTACGTGGAGGCCTACAAGCAGACCCATGTGAAGCAGGCCATCGAGGGCGTGGGCAACCTGCGGCTTGGCTACTGGAACCAGCAGATGGTGCCCATCAAGGAGATGACAGATGTGCTCAAAGTGGTGAAGGAGGTGGCCAACCTGAAACCAAAATCCTGGGTCCGCCTCAAGCGGGGCATCTATAAGGACGACATCGCTCAG GTGGATTACGTGGAGCCCAGCCAAAACACCATCTCCCTAAAGATGATCCCGCGCATCGACTACGACCGCATCAAGGCCCGAATGAGCTTG AAAGACTGGTTTGCCAAAAGGAAGAAGTTTAAGCGGCCTCCACAGAGGCTATTTGATGCAGAAAAGATCAG GTCCCTGGGGGGTGATGTTGCCTCTGATGGTGACTTCCTCATCTTCGAGGGGAACCGTTACAGCCGGAAGGGCTTTCTGTTCAAGAGCTTTGCCATGTCTGCTGTG ATCACGGAGGGTGTGAAGCCCACACTCTCTGAGCTGGAGAAATTTGAGGACCAGCCAGAGGGCATCGACCTCGAGGTGGTGACTGAAAGCACAG GGAAGGAgcgggaacacaacttccagccTGGGGACAACGTGGAGGTGTGTGAGGGTGAGCTCATCAACCTGCAGGGCAAGATCCTCAGCGTGGATGGCAACAAGATCACCATAATGCCCAAGCACGAGGACCTCAAG GACATGCTGGAGTTCCCGGCCCAGGAACTTCGGAAGTACTTCAAGATGGGGGACCACGTGAAGGTGATTGCCGGCCGGTTCGAGGGCGACACAGGCCTCATTGTGCGGGTGGAGGAGAACTTCGTCATCCTCTTCTCGGACCTCACCATGCACGAG CTGAAGGTGCTCCCCCGGGACCTGCAGCTCTGCTCGGAGACGGCATCAGGTGTGGATGTCGGGGGCCAGCATGAATGGGGGGAGCTGGTGCAGCTGGACCCCCAGACTGTGGGTGTCATCGTGCGACTGGAGCGGGAGACCTTCCAG GTGCTGAACATGTATGGGAAGGTGGTGACTGTCAGGCACCAGGCTGTGACCCGGAAGAAGGACAACCGCTTTGCCGTGGCCCTGGACTCAGAACAGAACAACATCCATGTGAAAGACATTGTCAAGGTCATTGATGGCCCCCACTCA GGCCGGGAGGGCGAGATTCGCCATCTCTTCCGCAGCTTCGCCTTCCTGCATTGCAAGAAACTGGTAGAGAACGGGGGCATGTTTGTCTGCAAGACCCGCCATCTGGTGCTGGCAGGGGGCTCGAAG CCGCGAGATGTGACCAACTTCACAGTAGGTGGCTTTGCCCCTATGAGCCCCCGGATCAGCAGCCCCATGCACCCCAGTGCTGGAG GTCAGCGTGGTGGCTTTGGCAGCCCGGGTGGTGGCAGCGGCGGCATGAGCAGGGGCCGGGGGCGGAGAGACAACGAGCTCATCGGCCAGACTGTGCGCATCTCCCAGGGGCCTTACAAAG GCTACATTGGCGTGGTAAAAGATGCCACGGAGTCCACAGCCCGCGTGGAGCTGCACTCCACCTGCCAGACCATCTCAGTGGACCGTCAGCGCCTCACCACAGT GGGCTCACGGCGCCCGGGCGGCATGACCTCGACCTATGGGCGGACACCCATGTATGGCTCCCAGACGCCAATGTACGGCTCTGGCTCCCGCACGCCCATGTACGGCTCTCAGACGCCTCTCCAGGATG GTAGTCGCACCCCGCATTATGGCTCTCAGACGCCCCTGCATGATGGCAGCCGCACTCCTGCCCAGAGTGGGGCCTGGGACCCCAACAATCCTAACACACCGTCACG GGCTGAGGAAGAATATGAGTACGCGTTCGATGATGAGCCTACACCATCCCCACAGGCCTATGGGGGCACCCCCAATCCCCAAACACCTGGCTACCCAGACCCCTCGTCCCCGCAGGTCAACCCACAGTACAACCCGCAGACGCCAGGGACGCCAGCCAT GTACAACACAGACCAGTTCTCCCCCTATGCAGCCCCCTCCCCGCAAGGCTCCtaccagcccagccccagcccccagagcTACCACCAGGTGGCGCCAAGCCCAGCAGGCTACCAGAACACCCACTCCCCAGCCAGCTACCACCCCACCCCCTCGCCCATGGCTTATCAG GCCAGCCCCAGCCCAAGCCCTGTTGGCTATAGTCCGATGACACCTGGAGCTCCCTCCCCTGGTGGCTACAACCCACACACACCGGGCTCAGGCATTGAGCAGAACTCCAGCGACTGGGTGACCACTGACATCCAGGTGAAGGTGCGGGACACCTACCTGGATACACAAGTGGTGGGGCAGACAGGTGTCATCCGCAGTGTCACG ggaggCATGTGCTCCGTATACCTGAAGGACAGCGAGAAGGTTGTCAGCATCTCCAGTGAGCACCTGGAGCCCATCACCCCGACCAAGAACAACAAG gtgAAGGTGATCCTGGGTGAGGATCGGGAAGCCACAGGTGTCCTGCTGAGCATTGATGGCGAGGATGGCATAGTCCGCATGGACCTTGATGAACAGCTCAAGATCCTCAACCTCCGCTTCCTGGGGAAGCTCCTGGAGGCCTGA